Within Azoarcus sp. DD4, the genomic segment TCTTGAGTTCGTGGGCCAGGCTTTGTACGTAGTGTTCGACATACTGCTTGCCGTCGAGGCGGGCGCGCATCTCGGCCAGCGCGCGGGCGAGCTCCGAGAGCTGGCCGCCGCCCCCGGTGGGTGCGACCGCCTTGTCGCCGCGGGCGACGGCGCGGGCGTAGTCGCGCAGACGATTGAGCGACCAGGTCAGCCACAGGGTGAACACCAGGCCGATCAGGGCCGAACTGCCGAGCAGCAGCATGCCGGCGCGTCGTACCCGGTCGCGCGCCTGGTCGGCGTAGGGCAGCAGCGAGGCGGCCGGCTTGGCGACGCTCAGCACGCCGACCAGGCGGCCGTCGTCCATCACCGGCGCGGCGACGTACATCACCGCGCTGGCCGGATCCTGCGGATCGTCGCGGGTGCTGCGCGCGCCGTATTCGCCACGCAGCACGCGGGCGACGTCGCGCCACTGGCTGTAGTCGGCGCCGACCGCGCTGCCTTCGGAATCGAACAAGACCTTGCCGCCGGCATCGGTGAGATAGACGCGCACGTCCAGCGTGGTCTTGGGCACGCCGTAGATCACCGCCTGCGGCGAACGCTCCCGCGCGCGCTGCACCGCGGCGGCGAAAGCGTCGTCCGCGAGACGGCCGTCGCGCAGGTGGTCGGCGGCGACTTCGGCGAGCAGGTGGGCGGTGTCGACCAGGGTTTCCTCGGTGGCCTGGCGCAGGCCGGGTTCGACTTCCCTGGCGAAAATGTTGAGCGCGAACCAGGCGGCCAGCCCGACGATCAGGAAATAGCCGATGAAGAAGCGGATCGCGATGTTCATGCGCGCCGCGTCAGCCGCCGGCGCGCAGGCTGTAGCCGAGGCCGCGGTGGGTCTCGATCGGGTCGTCGGTCTCGCTGACCGCGCGCAGCTTGGCGCGCAGGGTCTTGATGTGGGCGTCCACGGTGCGTTCGAGGCTGTCCTCGGCGTCGTGCCAGACCGCGGCCATCAGCTGGGCGCGGCTCTGCACCCGGCCAGGGCGTTCGAGCAGGGTGGCGAGCAGGCGGTATTCGTAGCGCGTCAGCGACAGCCACACGCCGTGGAAGGCGATGCGGGCGCCGTCGGCGTCGTGGCGGAACGGGCCGTCGCCGCCATCGCCGGCCGCGGTCGGTGTCAGGGCGGCCTGCGGCCGCGCGCGCCGCAGGATGGCGCGCACCCGCGAGGCCACTTCGCGCGGGCTGAAGGGCTTGGGCACGTAGTCGTCGGCGCCGAGTTCGAGGCCGACGATGCGGTCGACCTCGTCGCTGCGCGCGGTGAGGAAGATCACCGGCACGTCGGATTCGCGCCGCAGTGCGCGGCAGACGTCGAAGCCGCTGAGGTCGGGCAGGCCGACGTCGAGGATCACCAGCGCGTAGTCGGCGTTGCCGCGCAAGGCGGTCAGGGCGTCGCCGCCGAGGCTTACGCAGTCCGGCGCATAGCCTTCGGTGCGCAGGGCGTAGGCCAGCATGTCGGCGATCGCCGGTTCGTCGTCGACGATGAGGATGCGCCTGGACATCGCCGCCGTCGTGCCGCTCACAGCAGGAACAGCGTGGCCAGGCCGAGGAAGATGAAGAAGCCGCCGGAGTCGGTCAGCGCGGTGATCATCACCGAGCCGCCGATCGCCGGGTCGGCGCCGAGGCGCTGGCGCAGCATGGGAATGGCGACGCCGGCGGTGGCGGCGAGTAGCAGGTTGAGCGTCATCGCGGCAGTCATCACCACGCCGAGCGCACCGCTACCATACAGCCACCAGGCGAGTACGCCGAGCAGGCCGCCCCACACCAGGCCGTTGATCAGCGCGACGCTGATCTCCTTCTTCAGCAGGCGGTGCATGGCGCTCTGCTCGACCTGGCCCATGGCGATGGCGCGCACGATCATGGTGATGGTCTGGTTGCCGGAATTGCCGCCGATGCCGGCGACGATGGGCATCAGCGCGGCGAGCGCGACCAGCTTCTCGATCGAACCTTCGAAGGCGCCGATCACGCGCGAGGCGATGAAGGCGGTGACGAGGTTTACCGCCAGCCAGGACCAGCGGTTTTTCACCGAGTCCCACACCGAGGCGAAGATGTCTTCTTCTTCCTTCAGACCGGCGTGGCTGAGGATCTCGGCCTCGGATTCCTCGCGGATGAAGTCCACCACGTCGGCTACGGTGAGGCGGCCGACCAGCCGCTTTTCGCGGTCCACCACCGGGGCGGACACGAGGTCGTAGCGTTCGAAGGCCTGGGCCGCGTCGTCGGCGTCGTCTTCCGGTTCGAAGCTGATCACCACTTCCTGGCGCATGACCTCGGCGACCTCGAGCTCCGGGTCGTTGATCAGCAGGCATTCGAGCGACAGGATGCCCTTGAGGCGATCCTCGCGGTCGACCACGAAGAGCTTGTCGGTGTGGTCGGGCAGCTCGTCGAAACGGCGCAGGTAGCGCAGCACGACTTCGAGCGTGACGTCCTCGCGGACGGTCATCATGTCGAAGTCCATCAGCGCGCCGACCGAGTCCTCCGGGTAGGACATGGCCGCGCGCAGCTGTTCGCGGCCTTCGTGGTCGAGCGACTGGAAGACGTCCTGGATGACCTCGGGCGGCAGGTCGGGCGCGAGGTCGGCGAGCTCGTCGGCGTCCAGCGTTTCCGCCGCCGCCTTGAGCTCTTCCGGCGCCATCGTCTCGATCAGCGATTCGCGGACGGCATCGGAGACTTCGAGCAGGATCTCGCCGTCGCGCTCCGCCTTGACCAGGTCCCAGACGAAGAGGCGTTCTTCGAGCGGCAGCGCTTCGAGGATGAAGGCGATGTCGGCCGGGTGCAGCGAATCGAGCTTGGCGCGCAGGCCGGCCACGTGCTGCTTGTGCACCAGCGATTCCACCAGATCGTGGCGCGGCATGTCCTGGCGGTGCACGAGGTCTTCCACCAGCTTCTGGCGCGACAGCAGCTCCTGCACTTCGCGCAGGTGCTGCTGGACGTCGTCGGGGTGGAGTTCCTCTTCCGGGGTCATTGCGCGAAGGGCCGGTGGGGTGGGTGCGGGAGACGCGAATTCTACGGACTCGTCGCGTTGCACGCGACCCCGAAACGCTTGCTGCACGCGATTCCGGCCGGTTTTTCTCGCGTTTCGGCTCACCTTGCGCCAGGCGGTGGCCGCCGGGCAGGGGAAACGCCGGCGTTACACCCTCATTCGGGTACCTGGGCCCAGGCCATGCGGCTGCGGATACGCGCTGCATGGGCGGCGAGGCGCGGCCCGAAACTGCGTTCGTACTTGCGCGGATTGGGCAGCATCACCGCCAGTCTGGCCGCCTGGTCGGCGCCGAGACGGGCGGCCGGCACACCGTAATAGCGTTGTGCGGCGGCTTCGGCGCCGAAGATGCCGTCGCCCCATTCGACCACGTTCAGATACACCTCGAGGATGCGGCGCTTGCTCCACAGGCTTTCTATCATCACGGTGATCACTGCCTCCTGCGCCTTGCGCAGATAGCTGCGCGAGGGCGACAGGAAGAGATTCTTGGCGAGCTGCTGGCTGATCGTGGAGCCGCCGGACACGGTGCGCCCCTTGCGCTCGTTCTTTTCGAGCGCGCGCTGTATGCCTTCCCAGTCGAAACCTTCGTGATCGACGAAGCCGTCGTCCTCGGCAGCAACGACCGCGCGCTTGAGGTTGATCGAGATCTGCGCGTAGGGCACCCACTTGTGGCGCAACTGCGCGTCGGGCTTCTTCTCCTGCATCGCATCCAGGCGCAGGCGCATGAAACTGGTGCTGCCCGGGTTGAACTGGCTCCACCAGGCCACCTGGGCGAGCAGCCACAGCTGCCACACCAGCAGCAGGACGACCACGGCCAGCAGGCCGCGCCCTATCCAGCCCAGCAAGCGGGTCATCGGGCAGCGAGCTGGGCGCGCAGTTCGGCGAGCACCGGCGCCGTGTCGGGACGCACGCCGCGCCACAGCAGGAAGCTCTCGGCAGCCTGCTCGACCAGCATGCCGAGGCCGTCGGCCAGCCGGGCGGCGCCGTCGCTGCGAGCGGCGGCGAGGAAGGGCGTGTCGCCGCGGCCGTACATCATGTCGTAGGCCAGCGCGCCGTCGGCGTAGAGCCCGGCCGGCAGCGGCGGCGCTTCGTCGGCGAGGCTGGCGGCGGTGGCGTTGATGACGACGTCGAAGCGCCGACCGGCCAGCGCGGCAAAGCCGCAGGCGTCGAGCGCCACGTCGGGGTGCTGCTGGCGGAAGCCTTCTGCCAGCGCGATCGCCTTGGACTCGGTACGGTTGGCGATGGTGAGCGTCGCCGGCTGCTCGGCCAGCAGCGGCAGCAGCGCGCCGCGGGCGGCGCCGCCGGCACCGAGCAGCAGCACGCGCTGGCCGGCCAGCACGCTGCCGAGATTGACGGTGATGTCGCGCACCAGGCCGGCGCCGTCGGTGTTGTCGCCGAGGATGCCGTCGGCACCGAAGGCGAGGGTGTTCACCGCGCCGGCAGCGGCGGCGCGGGGCGTCAGGCGGTCGGCCAGAGCGTGGGCCTCGAGCTTGAAGGGCACGGTCACGTTCATGCCGCGGCCGCAGTCGGCACGAAAGGCGGCGACCGTTGCGGCAAAGCCGTCCAGCGGGCCGAGTATGGCTTCGTAGCTCAGTTCCTGGCCGGTCTGACGGGCGTAGGCGGCGTGGATCAGGGGCGACTTGCTGTGGGCGATCGGATTGCCGATGACGGCGTAGCGGTCCATGCGTGGCCGGCTCCTAGTTGGCGCGTACCTGGTCGGTATTGGTGAAGGTCCAGGTGCGCACGATCTCGATGATGTCGGTGTCCTTGCTGATGTCGGGCGGAAAGGGCGCGTACGGCGCGGACATGTTCACGATGCGCTTGGCCGCATCGTCGAGAACCTTGTGGCCGGAGCTGCGGGTGACTTCGACGCTGGCGACGCTGCCGTCCGAGCGGATCGACACTGACAGCAGCAGGCTGCCGTACAGCTTGCCGCGCGCCGCTTCCGGGTAGTTGAGGGTGCCGATGCGCTCGATCTTGAGCCGCCAGTCCTCGACGTACTGGGCGAAGCGATACTCGCGCGCGCGCGCGCCGATGAACTTCTTGCGCGGCCGCTTGGCGTACTCCTCGAGATTGCGGTCGATCTGGGCCTCGATGCGGGCGATGGCCGCCGCGCTGTCGAGCAGGTCCAGCCCGGAGGCGGCAGGCACCGGCGCAGGCTGTTCGACCTGCTGCTGCACGGTCGCGACGCTGGGCGCCTTTTTCACCTGGGTGAGCAGTTGCTGCTGGGTGCGCTCCTGCTGCTGCACCTTGCGACGGGCCTCGGTCAGGGCATTGCCGTCGCGACGGGCGTCCTGGGGCGGCAGGGGCGATTTGGGCGTGACCGCCTTGTCGCTGGTACCGCCGCCGTCGAGATTGGCCTGGGCCAGCACCTGGGCCTTGTCCGGCGCCTTGGCGTGGCGAGCATTGACCAGCACCACCTCCAGCCCCTTGTCGCGCATCGGCTTGCGTTCCGGCGGGCTGAAGTGGATGGCCAGCAGGATGCCGTGCAGGGCGAGCGAGAGCGCGAAGGCCAGCGTCAGCAGCGATCGTCCGCTCGCGAAAGCGGCCAGCGCGGCTGCCGGCCGGGCCTGGCCGCTGGCGGTGGCTAGCATGGAAGTCGATGACATGACGCTATTCTAAGGGCCTTCGAACTCGACGTAATCCTCGGGATCGGGTTCGGAAAGGATCTCCTGGAAGCGTGCCTGGATCTCGACGTCGAGCAGGTCGCTGCCTTCGACGACCAGGCGGACGCGGCTGCCCGGCAGCTGCAGCGGCATCGACGGCACCTTGAACACCAGCGGAATGGCTTCGAGCTTGACCACGTTGTCGCGCAGCACGGTGGCTTCCACCGGACCGGCCGCGGCCTGGCGCAGCCAGCGCAGGCACCAGTAGCGCTCCATCTGGCGCTGGAAGTCGGCGTAGGCGGCGTAGGTGAGCTCGAAGTCGCGCAGCGCCGCCATCAGTTCGGCCGACTTCGGCGCAAAGGCCGGCGGCGTGCCCTGCAGCACCGCGATGATCTGCCACTGGTTCACCAGGTCGACATAGCGGCGCAGCGGCGAACTCGACCAGGCGTAGCAATCCACGCCCAGGCCTTCGTGCGGGCCGGCCACCGTCGTCATGCGCACCTTGCCGCCGCTCTGCACGCGATAGAGGCCGGGCACGCCGGCTTCGTCGAGTAGCTTGCCCCAGGTGGAGTTGGCCAGGATCATCAGCTCGGCGACCAGCTTGTCCATCGGCGAGCCGCGCAGGCGCTTGGTGATGGTGACATAGCCGGGACCGTCGCCGGTCTCGGTCTGCCAATCGACGTAGAAGCTGTGGTCGACCTGGTTCTGGTTGGCCGCCGGTTTGCCGCGTCCGGCTTCCAGCACCGTGGCCAGATCCCACAGCAGCATCAGCTCGCGCTTCCATTTGAAATCGGGCACGCCCTCGTGCACCGTCTCCTCGTTGAACACCGGCTCGATGTCGTGGTGGCGCAGGTTGGCGACGATGGGCACCAGTTCGATGCGGCTTTCCTGGCCGGTGACGGCGAGGTTGGCATTGACGTCGAGGTAGAGCGAGATCGCCGGGCAGTCGCGGCCTGCGGCCAGGGTGAAGGCCTCGACCATTTCGTCCGGCAGCATCGTGATCTTGTTGCCCGGCATGTAGACGGTGGACAGGCGGCGGCGCGCGATCTCGTCCAGCGCCGAGCCGCGTTCGCAGCCCAGCGCCGGCGCCGCGATGTGGATGCCGACCCGCCAGCCGCCGCCGGGCTTCGGGGTCACCGAGAAGGCGTCGTCGATCTCGGTGGTGGTGGCGTCGTCGATGGAGAAGGCAGCCACGTCGGCGCGCGGCAGGTCGGTCGGCACCGCGGGCCGTTCGAAGGTCGGGAAGGCGATGCCTTCCGGGAAGTATTCGAACAGGAAACGGTTGAAGTGGTATTCGAAGCTGGACGCCAGCGCGCCGCATTTCAGCAGCAGGCGCGGTGCCGACAGGCCGCTGTCGACGCAGGCGGCTTCGAGCGCCTTCACTTCCAGCCGGTTGCGGTCGGGCCGGTAGAGGATCTGCGGCAGCAGGCCGGCGAAGGCGGCGGGCATGCGGCCTTCGACCAGTTCGGCGCGCATCTCCTCGATGGCCAGCGCCTGCTGGCGCTTCTTTTCCAGACCGGCGAGCGCCGCCTGCAGGATGTCGGCCGGCGCCTTGCGGAAGCGCCCGCGCCCCTTGCGGTGGAACCAGATCGGCGCCGAGTGCAGGCGCAGCAGCACCGTTGCGGCCTCGACGGCGCTCGGTGGGTGGCCGTGGTATTCGGCGGCGAACTCGGCGAAGCCGAATTCGTCGTCGCCGCAGACTTCCCACAGGAATTCGGTGTCGAGCGCCTCGGCTGCGGCTTCGGCGCGTGCGAGCAGGTCGGCCGGGGAGGGCTCGCGGAAGTTCAGCAGCACGTTGGCGCGCTTGATCTTCACCCGTTTGCCGTGGGTGTTTTCGACCTGCAGGGAGGCATCGTTTTCAGCGAGGATGGTTCCGGCCTTGAAGGCTCCGTCCTCTTCGAACAGCACGAACATCGGCAACCGCCAGGGAATGAGCAAGCCCTGTAGTTTACTGGATTAGACGATCCAGCCGCGGCGCTTTTCGGCGCCGATGCATCTGCTTTCAGTCTGGCTTGCGGGCGACCGCGACGAGGGCGGTGGCGGGCAGGAGGTAGCCGTCCTCGTCGTCTGCGGCGCGGTAGGCCTGGAGTTCCTCCGTTACTGCGGTGCGCAAGGCGTCGAGGCTGCTGGAAGGAAGGCGCGCAAGCGCCTCGGCGACGCCGCCGGCAAGATCGAGGAAGGCCTGCCAGTAGCTGTCGGCATCGGCGAACCGGCAGGCGAAGCGGCAAGGCAGGGTGCATTGCGGGGCGAAACCGGCGGCTGCCAGTTCGGCCTGCAACACGCCGGGTTCGCCGTAACGGAACACCGAGGGGCGGGCGACCCTGGGTGGCGGCAACACCTGTGCGATGGCGTTCTGGGCGCAGTGGATCAATGGCACGGCGGCACGCTCGCCCCATACCGACAGCACCACCAGACCGCCGGGGGCAAGGACGCGGTGGATCTCGGCCAGGGCACGCGCCGGATGGGGAAACATGAAGAGCGCGAGGCCGGCGAGCACGCGATCGACGCTGGCCGGCGGCAGGCAGAGCCGTTCGGCGTCGGCCGCGGCGAACAGCAGCGACGCGGCATCGCCATGGGCGCGGGCGCCCTCGGCCAGCATGGATTCGGCGATGTCGGACGCCATCACCCAGCCGTCGGGAGCAACCTGCCTTGCTGCAGCGCCGGCGAGCAGGCCGGGGCCGCTGGCGAGATCGAGCACCCGCAGACCGGGCGCGAGCGCCGCGGCGTTTAGTACCGCATCGGCCAGCTCGGTGCGCAGCCGCGCCCCTTCGGCATAGCGCGTGGCGATGCGATTGAAGCCGGCGCGCTCCTGAGCCTTGAAGCGGCGGGCGTCGAAGCCGCTGCTCATGCCAGCCCCGCGTAACGGATGACGTCGTCGAGATAGTCGTGCCAGCGCGAGAAACCGTGGTCGCCGCCTACCAGCACCGTCTGGCGGGCGCCCGCGTAGCGCGCAACGGCGTGGCGGTAGTCGAGCACCTCGTCGCCGGTCTCGACCAGCAGCCAGTAGCGCTCGGGGCGGGTGATGGCGGCCGGCTCGAGCGCGCGCAGCTCGTCGATGTGCTGCTGGGTGAAGTCGAAGCGCTCGCCGGTGTAGAGATTGGTCTGCTGCCCGATATAGGCTTCCAGCGACAGGGGGGCGACCACCGCCGGATTCACCAGTACCGCGCGCAGGCCGTGGCGTTCGGCCAACCATGTCGCGTAGTAGCCGCCGAGCGAGCTGCCCACCAGGGTCGGCGCGGGCTGGCCGGGCTGCGCGAGCGCGTGGGCGATCTGCGCCTCGACCAGCGCGATCGCCGCCTGTGGCGATACCGGCAGCTGCTCGCACCAGAAAGACTCGCTCAGCCCGCGCTCTGCCATGCGGGCTCTGAGCGCCTGCGCCTTAACCGAGGCGGGGGCGGAGCGGAAACCGTGGAGGTAGATGATCATGGGCGGACCGCCGTAAGAACGGAATGCCAGTTTAGCCGTGACCGGGCACGGGCCGGATCAGGACTGGCTCCAGGACACCAGGTCGAACTTCCAGGTGGCGAGCACGATCAGCCCGAACACGATGCGGTACCAGGCGAAGGCGATGAAAGTGTGGTTGGAGATGAAGCGGATGAAGCTCTTCACTGCCCACATCGCCGCGACGAAGGAGGCGACGAAGCCGACCGCGAACACCGGCAGGTCTTCCACCCGCAGCAGCGCCCAGTTCTTGTAGAGGTCGTACACCGTGGCCGCGAACATCGTCGGGATGGCGAGGAAGAAGGAGAACTCGGCCGCGGTCTTGCGCGACAGGCCGAAGATCACGCCGCCCATGATGGTGGCGCCGGAGCGCGAGGTGCCGGGAATCATCGCCAGCGCCTGGGCAAAGCCCACCTTCACGGCATCGGTCCAGCGCATCGCCTCGACCGATTCGATGCGCGGATGGTAGGCGCGCTTTTCCACGTACAGGATGATGAAGCCGCCGACCACCAGCGCGGTGGCCACCACCAGCGGATTGAACAGCACGGTCTTGATCGTCGAGTGGAACAGGAAGCCGAGCACCGCGGCCGGCAGGAAGCCGAGCAGCAGGAGGCCGACGAAGCGCTGTGCGCTGCGATCGCTCGTCACGCCGAGTGCAACCTTGGCGAGGCGCTCGCGGTAATCCCAGCACACGGCGAGGATGGCAGCGAACTGGATGACGATCTTGAAGACCTTGCTGGCCTCGTCGTTGTAGCCGAGGAGGTCGCCGAGGATGATGAGGTGGCCGGTGGAAGAGATCGGCAGGAATTCGGTAAGGCCTTCGACGATGCCGAGGATCAGTGCGGTGAGAAGTAGCGTGAAGTCCATGCGGCGAAGGCCCCCGGGAAGTGTTTGCACCGTGTGGAGTGCGGCCGCCGATTATAGCCGGACGCAATATTGCGCCGCAGCGCAACTGGGTAACGCGGTGCTTCAGGCGGTGAGGTGTTCCAGCCGGGTCAGCCAGGCGATGGCGTGTTCGCGGCTGCCGCCGCACATCTCGGCCGAGGGGGGCAGGCTGCCGCATACGTCAGGCCGGCGCGGGTCGCCGAAGAGCTTGCAGCGTTCGGCATCGTCGAGCTGGACGCAGCGGACACCGGCCGGTTTCCCTTGTGGCATGCCGGGGATGGCACTCGAGATCGAAGGTGCGATGCAGCAGGCGGCACAGCCTGGTCGGCAATCCACGGCGGCGTCAGGCCGGATGGCGGAGCGCGTTCCACCAGGCGAGCACGCTGTCCACCGAGGGTGCGAGCAGACTGCTCTCGCCGCCGGTGAATTCCATCCATTCGGCAAGGAAGCGGTGGCCGACGGCAGTCAACAGCGGTGTGCCGGCAAGGGCAGCGATGCCCATCTCGGCACGCAGGCCCGCGCCGGCTGCCTCCTGGGCGCCGAACTTGTTGAAGATGACGAGTTCGGCGCCGTGGTCTATGCCATTGCGCACGATCATCGAGGCACGCGCGAGCGCATCCGGGTCGAGCCGGCAGGCTTCCGAGCCGCGGCCGAGTTCCTGCGACAGCGAGAAGCGCGTACCGGAGGACAGGTCTTCGAGCTCCATCGCGCACGGATCGTTGAGTGCTCCGCCGATATCGTGCTGGATGACGCCACCCAGCCGGACGCCGCGTTCGCCCAGGCGTGCGGCCGCTTCCACCAGCACGGCCTCGACGTTGTCGGTCGGCGTGTACAGGATGGCGGCGATGGGCAGGACGGTGGATGAGGCAGGAGTGGAAGCGGTCATGGAAGCACGGGGCCGGGCGGGCGATGCGCGATTGTCGCATCGGCGGGCCGCTTGTGCAGCAGCACGATGTCGTCGGCGAGGACTTCGATGCGCAGGTCGTAGCGGTCGGCGATCCAGTTGAAGGTCTCGAGCGCGTAGAAGGCGATGTGGGTCGGGTCGCGGGAGTAGTGCCAGGTGGAGAAGGCCGCGGCGTCGCCGGGGCGTCGCGTCATGATCGCGAGGATGCCGCCGGGTTTCAGCAGCGTGTGGAGCAGGTCGAAGGATGCGCGCGGCTGGGCGAAGTGCTCGACCACCTCGGTGCAGGTGACGAAGTCGTAGCGCGCTTCCAGCACGGTGGTGTCGGGTTGGTAATAGGGGTCGTAGGTCGCGCATGCGAGGCCGTTTCCCCGCAGCAGTTGCTGCAAGGCCGGGCCCGGGCCGCAGCCGAAATCCAGCCCGGTCGTCCCGGCCGGCAGGCGCTCGCGCAGCGGTTTGACCAGCCTCCCGAGAAAGCGGCGATAGCCTTCATCGAGCGGATCGTTGCGATGCAGGTCGTACTCCGCGCGTTCGGCTGCGGCGTCGAGATGAAAGACCGCGGGCACGAATACCAGCTTGCAGTCGGGACAGCGGTGATAGTCGCGCGCGGGCATGCCGCGGCGGCCTTCCCGCAGCCAGAACGGCGCAGCGGCATGGCAGAGCGGGCAGTGCGAGGGTGGGGAAATGGGCATGGCTACCGGCGGCGGCGGGTGAAGGACGAGTATATCTACGCGAGCAGGCCGTAACAGGTGTGCCGACGGCGGATCCGCTGGGATAATGCTGCCTTTACGCGCCGGCGAGCGGCGCGCCCGACAGTGCCGCCAGCCTGCCCGAATGAGGCATGAGCCGACGGCCCACGAGTGAGTCGATGACGCAAGTGCAGCACAAGGGCGAGCGCAGGCCGCCACTGGAACAGTTCGATGACTGCCTGAGCGCCGACCGGCCGCGCCTGCGCCGGCTGGCGCGCG encodes:
- a CDS encoding YkgJ family cysteine cluster protein produces the protein MDCRPGCAACCIAPSISSAIPGMPQGKPAGVRCVQLDDAERCKLFGDPRRPDVCGSLPPSAEMCGGSREHAIAWLTRLEHLTA
- the creC gene encoding two-component system sensor histidine kinase CreC codes for the protein MNIAIRFFIGYFLIVGLAAWFALNIFAREVEPGLRQATEETLVDTAHLLAEVAADHLRDGRLADDAFAAAVQRARERSPQAVIYGVPKTTLDVRVYLTDAGGKVLFDSEGSAVGADYSQWRDVARVLRGEYGARSTRDDPQDPASAVMYVAAPVMDDGRLVGVLSVAKPAASLLPYADQARDRVRRAGMLLLGSSALIGLVFTLWLTWSLNRLRDYARAVARGDKAVAPTGGGGQLSELARALAEMRARLDGKQYVEHYVQSLAHELKSPLTAVRGAAELLQEAPSAADRERFAGHIAEQAERMQLIIDRLLALARVEQLQAPGAVAETSLGELAHEVVASRASQLAAQRLEVDIGGEPARRVRGDLFLLQQALANLLDNAIAFSPKGARIAIDLGSDADRHIVAVRDHGPGAPNYALPQLFERFYSLPRPTTGRKSTGLGLAFVREVARVHGGEADFANATGGGAIARILLPR
- a CDS encoding ribonuclease catalytic domain-containing protein; this translates as MFVLFEEDGAFKAGTILAENDASLQVENTHGKRVKIKRANVLLNFREPSPADLLARAEAAAEALDTEFLWEVCGDDEFGFAEFAAEYHGHPPSAVEAATVLLRLHSAPIWFHRKGRGRFRKAPADILQAALAGLEKKRQQALAIEEMRAELVEGRMPAAFAGLLPQILYRPDRNRLEVKALEAACVDSGLSAPRLLLKCGALASSFEYHFNRFLFEYFPEGIAFPTFERPAVPTDLPRADVAAFSIDDATTTEIDDAFSVTPKPGGGWRVGIHIAAPALGCERGSALDEIARRRLSTVYMPGNKITMLPDEMVEAFTLAAGRDCPAISLYLDVNANLAVTGQESRIELVPIVANLRHHDIEPVFNEETVHEGVPDFKWKRELMLLWDLATVLEAGRGKPAANQNQVDHSFYVDWQTETGDGPGYVTITKRLRGSPMDKLVAELMILANSTWGKLLDEAGVPGLYRVQSGGKVRMTTVAGPHEGLGVDCYAWSSSPLRRYVDLVNQWQIIAVLQGTPPAFAPKSAELMAALRDFELTYAAYADFQRQMERYWCLRWLRQAAAGPVEATVLRDNVVKLEAIPLVFKVPSMPLQLPGSRVRLVVEGSDLLDVEIQARFQEILSEPDPEDYVEFEGP
- the creB gene encoding two-component system response regulator CreB — translated: MSRRILIVDDEPAIADMLAYALRTEGYAPDCVSLGGDALTALRGNADYALVILDVGLPDLSGFDVCRALRRESDVPVIFLTARSDEVDRIVGLELGADDYVPKPFSPREVASRVRAILRRARPQAALTPTAAGDGGDGPFRHDADGARIAFHGVWLSLTRYEYRLLATLLERPGRVQSRAQLMAAVWHDAEDSLERTVDAHIKTLRAKLRAVSETDDPIETHRGLGYSLRAGG
- the mtgA gene encoding monofunctional biosynthetic peptidoglycan transglycosylase, whose product is MTRLLGWIGRGLLAVVVLLLVWQLWLLAQVAWWSQFNPGSTSFMRLRLDAMQEKKPDAQLRHKWVPYAQISINLKRAVVAAEDDGFVDHEGFDWEGIQRALEKNERKGRTVSGGSTISQQLAKNLFLSPSRSYLRKAQEAVITVMIESLWSKRRILEVYLNVVEWGDGIFGAEAAAQRYYGVPAARLGADQAARLAVMLPNPRKYERSFGPRLAAHAARIRSRMAWAQVPE
- a CDS encoding class I SAM-dependent methyltransferase, with protein sequence MSSGFDARRFKAQERAGFNRIATRYAEGARLRTELADAVLNAAALAPGLRVLDLASGPGLLAGAAARQVAPDGWVMASDIAESMLAEGARAHGDAASLLFAAADAERLCLPPASVDRVLAGLALFMFPHPARALAEIHRVLAPGGLVVLSVWGERAAVPLIHCAQNAIAQVLPPPRVARPSVFRYGEPGVLQAELAAAGFAPQCTLPCRFACRFADADSYWQAFLDLAGGVAEALARLPSSSLDALRTAVTEELQAYRAADDEDGYLLPATALVAVARKPD
- a CDS encoding undecaprenyl-diphosphate phosphatase; its protein translation is MDFTLLLTALILGIVEGLTEFLPISSTGHLIILGDLLGYNDEASKVFKIVIQFAAILAVCWDYRERLAKVALGVTSDRSAQRFVGLLLLGFLPAAVLGFLFHSTIKTVLFNPLVVATALVVGGFIILYVEKRAYHPRIESVEAMRWTDAVKVGFAQALAMIPGTSRSGATIMGGVIFGLSRKTAAEFSFFLAIPTMFAATVYDLYKNWALLRVEDLPVFAVGFVASFVAAMWAVKSFIRFISNHTFIAFAWYRIVFGLIVLATWKFDLVSWSQS
- the mgtE gene encoding magnesium transporter, which codes for MTPEEELHPDDVQQHLREVQELLSRQKLVEDLVHRQDMPRHDLVESLVHKQHVAGLRAKLDSLHPADIAFILEALPLEERLFVWDLVKAERDGEILLEVSDAVRESLIETMAPEELKAAAETLDADELADLAPDLPPEVIQDVFQSLDHEGREQLRAAMSYPEDSVGALMDFDMMTVREDVTLEVVLRYLRRFDELPDHTDKLFVVDREDRLKGILSLECLLINDPELEVAEVMRQEVVISFEPEDDADDAAQAFERYDLVSAPVVDREKRLVGRLTVADVVDFIREESEAEILSHAGLKEEEDIFASVWDSVKNRWSWLAVNLVTAFIASRVIGAFEGSIEKLVALAALMPIVAGIGGNSGNQTITMIVRAIAMGQVEQSAMHRLLKKEISVALINGLVWGGLLGVLAWWLYGSGALGVVMTAAMTLNLLLAATAGVAIPMLRQRLGADPAIGGSVMITALTDSGGFFIFLGLATLFLL
- a CDS encoding energy transducer TonB, with product MSSTSMLATASGQARPAAALAAFASGRSLLTLAFALSLALHGILLAIHFSPPERKPMRDKGLEVVLVNARHAKAPDKAQVLAQANLDGGGTSDKAVTPKSPLPPQDARRDGNALTEARRKVQQQERTQQQLLTQVKKAPSVATVQQQVEQPAPVPAASGLDLLDSAAAIARIEAQIDRNLEEYAKRPRKKFIGARAREYRFAQYVEDWRLKIERIGTLNYPEAARGKLYGSLLLSVSIRSDGSVASVEVTRSSGHKVLDDAAKRIVNMSAPYAPFPPDISKDTDIIEIVRTWTFTNTDQVRAN
- the aroE gene encoding shikimate dehydrogenase; this translates as MDRYAVIGNPIAHSKSPLIHAAYARQTGQELSYEAILGPLDGFAATVAAFRADCGRGMNVTVPFKLEAHALADRLTPRAAAAGAVNTLAFGADGILGDNTDGAGLVRDITVNLGSVLAGQRVLLLGAGGAARGALLPLLAEQPATLTIANRTESKAIALAEGFRQQHPDVALDACGFAALAGRRFDVVINATAASLADEAPPLPAGLYADGALAYDMMYGRGDTPFLAAARSDGAARLADGLGMLVEQAAESFLLWRGVRPDTAPVLAELRAQLAAR
- a CDS encoding YqiA/YcfP family alpha/beta fold hydrolase, giving the protein MIIYLHGFRSAPASVKAQALRARMAERGLSESFWCEQLPVSPQAAIALVEAQIAHALAQPGQPAPTLVGSSLGGYYATWLAERHGLRAVLVNPAVVAPLSLEAYIGQQTNLYTGERFDFTQQHIDELRALEPAAITRPERYWLLVETGDEVLDYRHAVARYAGARQTVLVGGDHGFSRWHDYLDDVIRYAGLA